Below is a genomic region from Gigantopelta aegis isolate Gae_Host chromosome 1, Gae_host_genome, whole genome shotgun sequence.
atgcatttttgttttttttcacactgaaaaacatcgatcagtctgcacactggacatcaaaggaaacataAGCGCGCAACTgacgaaaaacttcagtagcttacggcagttaccgtaacgtaatttaacactattttatttttattgtttcggcaatctccgactgaaaaaACCCCCGCCTATTTGGCGCCAactttgtcacgtgatcagaacggtcattctgtcttttgtgtccactaacTCATGTCTGATATTTTAACCTCATTTGTAGATTTAAATggtcgtaactgatgattttttcttactgtcatttgtttattcagcaattccttataaaatattagaaacgtttatttttaaaaaaaggggggggggggggggggttagtggtagtgttcattattaaaatattttatcttgggtgccaaataatatatacactgcctttacaaaaacgaaactactttttatcagctggcaatATCAATGCGATCGAATcactcgatgaagatggaaattaaaaaaaaaaacccagaaaaataTTATCCCAAGGTAGGGGAtcgcttaaaaaaaaaaaagtatctttattatttttcacatatcttaaaatctttattaaaataataatatcaaccaACACACAACGATATACGGTAacgaaacgttttttttttttcttcttttgttttagtttgattttttcttcttctttgtttaatggtgggatggggtgggggctGCGCGACCATCCTCCTAAgtctcctttaattttcacccagcaagaacattatatatacatgtaggtacaatttaatgtcatccataGAACAATTTTCATGTCATATTCACCGAAAACTTGAGCAACTTTGTCACAGAAACACCAGGTTCCGTTAAATGTTAGCTTATACTATTAGCCcatgattccatttataataaattcttgtttattgacATATATTGAAGAAATTTGacaacatgtacatacagaaaaataacctttcagataagtttatttgctgcaaatgtcagtTTAACAAAAATTCCAGCGACGGCATACTCAAAAtactcaattttttttaattgccgtgggtgataaattcttaagttcgagccctgtgtgtatatatatatatatatatatatatatatatatcgatgaGTAGTAAAGCTCTagttaaccggcctcggtggcgtcgtggttagggccatcggtctacaggctggtaggtactgggttcggatcccagtcgaggcatgggatttttaatccagatactgactaagccctgagtgagtgctccgcaaggctcaatgggtaggtgtaaaccacttgcaccgaccagtgatccataactggttcaacaaaggccatggattgtgctatcctgcctgtgggaagcgcaaataaaagatcccttgctgcctatgaccatatgtttgatgtccaatagccgatgataagataaaaaaatcagtgtgttctagtggcgtcgttaaataaaacaaactttactttaaagctCTAGTTCAATAAACAATTGATATTATTATGTACACTGTTGTTCATGGGATGATTGCCTACACTCAGAAATCAATATACCATTGAAACAAAACCTGTTGAAATAAACTATTGATCACACACTATAACAAACCAGGCGTCCGTGAATTAGCCCACACACTCGTCTGAATAATCAGTTAACGACGCGCTTGAAAACCGATATCATCAAAATAGTCGTGTGCGTCAAACCATAGCTTCGAGACATCCTTGCGCTTCGACATACATTAGGACATCTAGTCCATGAGCAGAGACCACAAATTTTACCAATTCGTACCATCCGAGGGCACCAACTTaactatgtttatttttattttttatagggGTATGTATCTGGATCTCAAAACAGCATGATGGACTTTTCTGTAGGGTAGCTTAAAGTCAGAAACTGAGTTTTAATAAAGAGCTGGTAATATTCagaaaatgttataaaatttcTCTGTATTAATCATTATATAGATAATTTTAATCACACAAAATGAAATGCGCTTGTCAACATTCATCAGAAATTCAGTTTGAACTAATCCCAGCTAATTAAGGCATTGCCACGTCATTGTAATCTGAGATGGCCGCCGATGTAtaacataattgtaatatataacaaGGAAATCGTAATTTATcgcattttacatcaactgggAAGATATTTTTATGTTAATGAATGACTTTTATGGGCCAAGGAATTCATTTATAATGATCTCTTGCTAACTGATATATTGCATCATCATTTTAATCAAAGATGGACATGAAAATTGCCACCAAGAGTAAGATGTGATCATATCTTGCATGTTACATATATTCCCCAaagaattataatttatacttcaaatacagggTATTATTTATATGGCAAGCATTTCAGTTCTCGCATTCACtttgtaatacaaataaaatttatcatTGCATGAATTCAAGATTCCGAAATGGcttcaaaaaaaaatcaaaaacatatTACCACTTTATATGTTTAGCATCACCTAAAACAATCATTTTGAAACCAACTGTTAAGTTTTAAGGCTAAACCAATCCTTTTCCCAAACAATCTACATATAAAGTTTCTTGACACGGATCAAACAGTTCACAATGCCATCCGTTTTGTGATAAATGGGCATATGCACGCACATCACCAGTGAATAGTGGTTATACGAAGGGTGGCTGAAAGGTTCTGAGATTAACTACGAATGAAGTATTGTACATCCATAACAGTTTGCATGTATTAAGTTGTATACGTTTTATGCTCATAGGCTACATTTGAACCAAACCACAATCTTATAGCATAACCATACAGTCATCAACGTTACTAAGTATTATCTGTTGATGAAAATGGACAAACTTTGCTTCTGCGTAGTCATCAAGATCTCCAACTGAAGGGCTAACTCCAGCAGCCAGCCATGCGGCATTGGTGTCAACATTAAGGGATGACGATCCTTCCTTTGGCATTGTTAACAGATAAGAGGTGGGCAACTGAGTTCAAGAGAAGAGTGTCGAAAATGATCCAAGACCAGGAAAATATCCAACTGCCACTACTAAGGGATGATCGACAACACACCACACGCCACACCGTCGGTACAGTAGGCATTTCTCATGAGAAAGTTAAGGAATAAATGGAGTGTGACAAAGGTTACAAGCTTTGTCCCAAGATACCTATGCTATGgctcaggggtgggaattctcctcagatccgcggttttcctctcatggaacattgcgttccCTCgcatgttaattatttttgcctccaaaatgtgtcagatggcacagattttaaccctaggatttcaagaatttcccggacccctctagatttcctctttgtTTACAGTTCACCATTTTCCACCCCTGATGGCTGCTATGTATGACTGAAGCTTTGAACTTATTAATGATCATCCGTATTCACCACATTTGGCACTGCCAGATTTTTACCTCTTCCCACATTTGAACAAAAAACTGTTTGGTAAGCACTATTGAAATGATGAGGAGATCATTTCTGCTGTGGACGAGTTATGAATCCACCAGAAGAAATCCTTCAACACTAGTGTGATCCAGGCACTCGAGCATCATTGGCAGCAGTGTGTAGAAGGTGGAGGGGATTGTGTTGAAAAATAATTACCTACAAACTCCTTCAACGTAATTCATCGTATTTAGGCTGAGAACCTTTCAGCCATCCCTTACAGTTTTATCATTCCCATTTCTATCTCTATATAATTGACATATACTTTATAATTGCAAATTCTTGTCCAAGACAATATATCTCACAAAATGTATAATCGTGTGACGCCAACATTTTTCACCAAACCATGGcaattactagtatacaaatcAGCTTCAGTTATACATAGAAATGATCAGCGAATACCAAATGACCTTTAGTTAGTAGCTATATATTAACAGGATTCAAATAATGACAAAAGGATTGAAGCTGTGCTTTTAGTATTTGTCCCATGTCAGTTACAGAAAATTACATAGTAactgttttgttaaacattacATTAACATTTTAGCATTCAAAGAGGGTATTGCTTTGTTCAAAAGTTGCACCGAACTAGTTGCATAATTTCAGAGATTCGTCTTCCGATTTTTGTCCAAATGATAGAGTTATTAATAGGAACTGCAATGGGCAATGGGAAAACAGCAGAGAAACATGTTCCTTCTCATCTGATGACTTGTGTCCTTCCAGGCTGTCATACTGCTGTTATAATATAAAGGGTTGCAAAAGTAAGTTATCAACATTCTGCCTGAACCATTCAAACCCATTATAACTGGGGACTTAGATGCTGATAAGGATACGTCACCAGGAAGACCACATTTAGGTGGAACAGACATTGAACAAACGACGCTTTAGATCACGTCCATGCACCCTCTGAAATCGTTTGATTCAACGCAGCTTTTTCACCAAATTTCGTCGATTAATGTTGGTGTTCACGGTGATGTATGTTATGTTTGTGCATTGTTAGGCCACCTAAGATGTATTGAGGGATGTATATTGAAAATCAATAATTTTTGCTGGGAAGCAACCCTTTTGTTGATATTTGATATGATTACTCGTTGGTAATATTAGATGTATAACGGAATAACCAGATACATATATTAGTAATGACAATATTTTGGCAAGAAAACGTGATGTTTGACGAGATTGTTGACATAAACTGTCATTGTTAatcaaatgtatgtatgtatgtattcattATCAAAAGACAGAAAATGGGAATTATAAAACCTGATTCCACAGTCTTTACCAAAACATTAGTTATTGATTGCGACTTGGCCATGTAACACAGCTATATTGACATTATAGACTTGGTCTATATGATGTAAAATTTCTTCTAGATAGTTTAAAAGTAGATTGGTGCACACTTAAGACATAGAGGTCAGCATACAACTTATTATTTTAGATAACTTACTTGTAAATAGTTTTTTAACGAATTGAACACCCTCAAAACGTTTAGATGATGCATAAAACAcctttatttgtttttgcagaCATTTTGTTAGCCATCTTGAATTCTCGGGGGGAAAAAAATCTGTAGAAAGTGAATGCAAGAATTGAATTCCTGACCCCTAAAACACCGTCACGAACATAAACAGTTTCGTCATAGTTGATAAAGTACTGGAGATGTTTCCAGGTCTGTTTTGACAGCCATCTTagacgccatcttgaatatttcaaaataccaaATTTACACCTCTCGGATCCTTAATCAGCACTACAAGGTTTATAAGTGCTTAGTAAACACTAAAACACAGATTTCTCAGATtgtttgataaataaatattaaaagtgtGACAACTACGTAAAGCTACCCTATTGAAAAGTCCATcgtgcatttttgttttgtcttagagtgtactaaaacaattattacagttttgttttgtcttagagtgtactaaaacaattattagttttgttttgtcttagagtgtactaaaacaattattacagttttgtttggTGTCCTCAGATGATACCATTTTTtggtctggctcatggactaactCAGGAACCaccaattcaattcaattcaattcagtttattGCAAATTACCAAACaagctggtgtcagcaaacataaaaaaaacccgaaacaaacatacatctataacaaaaataacaattaataataataacaatattaatgtacatgccAGACGGTGAAAcaaagtttgtattatatttgtagaaataaagtttgttataaaaataaatggttaaagtactgggaaataattaaattaaattattgccTCACtgatagctggaacaagaactttATGTTTAGAAATACAGCTGTCAACAAATGTTGTACCATGACTTGGTGTTTTTCTCTTTGATGTCGCATGTGGTGTAACTGCAATACCAGTTTAGAATGTCACTACTGTCAGGGGCGTGGCCTAAAAACTGTGCAGTTAACTTCAGTTACCCGCACAGTTTCAGTTATACCATGGCTAAAATAACTTGCACTATTTTGATTGCACAGAGTAAAATAAAGCTTAagataataaataagaaaaaaacaaaaccatgatATAACTATTACTTAATACATGGTTAAGAATTTCAACGGTACCATTATTgtatgacataataaatataaattgtaaattggTATTTAGAGTAGAGTAGTCGGAAAAGGAGTTTAACTTATCAAATAGTTGTTGCctttcaacataataaatagggcagtctaaaataaaatgtttttcacctttaACCACCATTAATCCatacctgtgacgtcacacgattGTACAAGCTGCagagttgttttttctttttcttcctttttcccCCTCAAGAATCTATGTACGGTACAGTTGCAAAACAATGCAAACACCTTCACGTTGAGCTTCTACTGCCTTCTGGTTATCGATTCTAACCCACAACTGACTGGTCTTGTACACTGCAAACAAagttctaaagtttgttttgtttaacgacatcactagagcaatTAATTTACGACTGCTTGCAGATACACATATATGACTAAGCGCACGTACGcgtattagtgtgtgtgtgtgtgtgtgtgagagagagagagagagagagagagagagagagagagagagagagagagagagagagagtgagtgagtgagtgtgtgtgtcaggGGGTGAaggtttgttatttattttgatttgctTGAGGTGATTtagattttgtatttgtttgccTATATCTTCTAGGAgttattgttaaaacattttaaaatccatCTTTAGCTTACGACaataaagtattttatatttgcGTGTTATGACAGCGCTGgtaaaatagaaaataactaGTTACTAACTCAAGACATCaactttatcctgtgaaggatATAATGGCTTTCGACATTCGGCGTGAGTTGGATAAAGCTGAtgtcttaagacagtaaccagttattttgtttatccaGGCTGCAATCCACATAgaacgaaaacaaaaatgaaattaatcGTTTTATTTCATAACTTTACCGTTTTTTAGAGTAGTATGTTCATACGTGTTGAATGCCTTGTCGCCTACAATAtgtatacaccaaaacaaaatagttcttaaataacaatacatacatatatatatatatatatatatatatatgtgtgtgtgtgtgtgtgtgtgtgtgcgtgtataataataatatatatatatatatatatatatatatatatatatatatatatatatatatatatatatatatagatatagacatatatatatatatatatatatatatatatatatatatatatattatttaaaaaaatatatatattgggctATTGCCAAATGGTAAGTATACGAAAATAAATGATTGTCtgcaaaacgtttttaaaaatcaaaattctGAACTGGAAATATAAAAGAATAAGTAATTTTGAACAATATAACAATCTTTTGCTGATCATAACTAAAAGTGCACGTAATTCCGTCTCAAAAAGCTATATTTGTGgccagtgaccgaaaatatagaaattgatCTAGTCTTCATATcctgacaatatatatatatatagtagtgggttagaatgaatatatatatatatatatatatatatatatatatatatatatatatagtgattgcaggataaatctatttgtttatattgtatttttcagATTCGTCTAAATCACTGAACTACCGAAAGGCATTGGGGCTACTGATAATTTCAGCAGTGTCGGTCCTTGGAGTGGTTGGTAACTTTGGTTCCCCTCGTGGAAGCTTCAGTTCCCCTCGTGGAAGCTTCAGAAGACTAGAGAACCATCATTTCGATCACCATCCACCCTACACAGCAGACAAATTCAGAGACAGGTCATTCGGAGCAGATGCGTTTAAGCTAATGGACAAACAGCAACTATTGCCCGATCTAAATTCCAGTTATTTGGCTCAAAACAAGAGTCAGATAAATCAGTTCCTGACATGGCGCCTCATGGATCATGGCCACAACACCGACCTTCTAGCGCCACTGCTGCCAACCAGCTACGAGATAATACGCGAGGCTCAAAGGGTTCACTTCAACTTGCTTGCAGACCTGATCGGTCAGTATAAGTACGCCATGTTCTTCGACATCGCAGCGTTTGAAAACAAAGGCGACCCCGCCATTACGACGGGCGAGGTCTACTTACTGCGACGGTTGGGAATCAAGGTCGTATTTTACTGCAGCTGTCTCGAGTGCGCCGACACCAAGCTTCAAATTCACGCGCAGAATCTGAGTAAAGGGTACTCCAACAAAGAGCTCGTTATTCTGTTTCACGGCGGAGGGAACCTGATAGGATATCCCTTCAACGACGTCCTCAGAGAGAATCTGTTTCCCAGATTCAAGGGGTTCCAGATTGTGGTATTCCCTCAGACCGTGTTCGTTCGCGATAACAAGTACAGCGGTGCGCATTTTACCCGCTGCAAGAAGATCTACTGCTGCAACCCGAACCTGACAATCGTCCTGAGAGACAGGACGTCGCTAGAGGTCGCCCTCAAGTACTGGAACAACGGCACTAAATTCCTGCTGGCACCGGACATGGCCTTCCAGATCGGCCCGGTGCGCCGGTTCATGTCTCCCGTGTATGACATACTGTGGCTAAAACGAAAAGACAGCGAGGCTCCCAGTTACCTGGCCGGGGGGATGGTATTTCCAAAGAACGTCACCTACAATATATCCGACTGGTGGGCTTGGACGACGCCCAAGGGCTCGTCGTCCATGGAAACCGCGTTCCTCGTCATGAACAATGGACTGGTGTTTCTGCAGCGAGGTCGCGTGGTCGTCACGGACCGCCTGCACGGACACATCCTGTGCATGCTGTTGAACATCCCGCACGTGTTGATCGACAACAAGTACAAGAAGCTGTCGTCCTACCACAACACGTGGACCAGAGGTCTCGATAATGCGTTCATAACGAACAAAAGCTCGCAAGCGTTGAAACTCGCACTGATATTGTTAGACAAGTATAAAGACCAGCTGCCACCGATCGCTCCAATAATGGACGTGAACGAATATAAGGTTTCTAAAAACCGTGAAAAAGCAGAGAAAGGTTAATGTTGAAATTATTCGTCacggaaaggaaagaaatgttaatTCCTGTTAACGacaactcaacacattttgaacTCAAGctattttggtgtctaacatatagtcatttcctatgcaatttcttttttaagatCTCTCTTAGTATAGAAGTGTCCTTATAGTACAGTGCAGTCCAGTGTAATGGCGCGcctaagcattcaaagaccattttctatgtgaacaaaGTGAAAtacttaaagttacattctctggttaccatattataacatcgtgtacaaatatgaaatacaagctcaaatgcacttttaaaaaactcgtgtgtgttcgctatgaacggagatcgtcaaaagtacacgcttgattcgtcgcctgtgccgccatagctcggcaaagcacaaacgacagcctgttgtcagtttcagttaacacgtgcgtttgccgatttcaaattgtagggttcgtctaaaaaaattaaaagaaatttttgtgctgtacgaagaacgttcggttgaggatacggcactagagtctttcgttaaaaccagtttgatcttgacaacgtattatcgacaatcgtaccttcctatttcagaattaatattttataaaatgttagtagaactttcaaagtttagtttgtatactagtaacacattaatcatgtatatatttttaacaataaaatatactaaagtagacaataaCCGTTTTCAcgtcttaattttacgtgttaaagggacacgccctagttacggctagttgttaaagtgctgtgccagaccgtacactaaaatttcaaattccataatcaaatgctttcttaattcattgcaataatattttacaccgatatgtaaatcaatatataattacgaaaatgccccataaaagtattaaaacatcactcccgtagaacactgccggaaacgaccgagtaaaattctcggtaaaaacatttgcctgtaaatagccgtgacgtcacgaagggaacgcaCTTCActgaaacctaccacgagatgacttccagcgcaagcgaaagtgggaccgacagcgactgccaagctcattgatcatgcgattcttctttcgatgatgaatagtgtagtaatgacgactggactaatatttgtgcaacacaacaaataatgccttgtcagtttgaacctggaacatcttccgtcgaaccaccggcctgacagatgacgatgaaaatggtcgtggagacagcttaccactaagttacaacttttattcttgttttgttctttagcttttcgtgcgaattattttgctacactgtatattctaatacttgtgatgtagtagaaaagacgataaataactcttgaattctacgagtcaagtggacccgatatcggtgatttcaagaaataaacaaaaatgacttttagtccgtcccatccctctatgaagatgggtttttttgtgaataatttcagtttagtttgacgtaaaaaaaaaagaaaggtaaaagtgttttggaaataacaaaacaatactattttttgtgtgcagttgtgaaaacagtctgctcagaaataaataacttattttaatttaaaaaaataaacaaaaacgacttttagtccgtcccatccatctatgaagatgtttttttgtgtgaataatttcagtttagtttgacgtaaaaaaaaaagtaagtgttttggaaataacaaaacaatactattttttgtgtgcagttgttaaaacagtctgctcacaaataaataacttatagcacattcctgtaaagaaaaatctcacaaatgaacgagatgcaaacgacaacaaatcggatctcgatgattgcacgaactgtgcatgagaaaacaaactgaccggagttgaaagcataacgcaatttgggacattgacgatatgcaccccaaggtcatttcggtgtggatggcgtcggcttgttgtcattt
It encodes:
- the LOC121369705 gene encoding uncharacterized protein LOC121369705 isoform X1, with protein sequence MDESEVKLSRTHVIRRLAIFCLWTVTSFVCHQCAKVFLRTGLTYLPQHSIFLSVILTLAQAATCVSLVDVQQRRNKLFCVIALSHVIATFCTNCSMALMSASSTLAIKLMEPITSAVLQRLVLSVPLSTSTLVSLPLIVSGSVIFAGNPLAVSSISAGVLLAVASNVILAIRNVSMKLGQKECGSEIRLRPAGQVLGVAGCVVAFTAAVYVLELRGSLPKFTTPIIAMLLTSSLFHVVYSYVSTNVVLRYMTVVSHAVSNIMKRVVVVLLLYLFGQRHAATWNFAGLIVCTLGLMIYVKGKIASDMKMHNKAVTDSSKSLNYRKALGLLIISAVSVLGVVGNFGSPRGSFSSPRGSFRRLENHHFDHHPPYTADKFRDRSFGADAFKLMDKQQLLPDLNSSYLAQNKSQINQFLTWRLMDHGHNTDLLAPLLPTSYEIIREAQRVHFNLLADLIGQYKYAMFFDIAAFENKGDPAITTGEVYLLRRLGIKVVFYCSCLECADTKLQIHAQNLSKGYSNKELVILFHGGGNLIGYPFNDVLRENLFPRFKGFQIVVFPQTVFVRDNKYSGAHFTRCKKIYCCNPNLTIVLRDRTSLEVALKYWNNGTKFLLAPDMAFQIGPVRRFMSPVYDILWLKRKDSEAPSYLAGGMVFPKNVTYNISDWWAWTTPKGSSSMETAFLVMNNGLVFLQRGRVVVTDRLHGHILCMLLNIPHVLIDNKYKKLSSYHNTWTRGLDNAFITNKSSQALKLALILLDKYKDQLPPIAPIMDVNEYKVSKNREKAEKG